AGAGCCCTTTGGAAAACAATGCACCTGTTAAAAATTTCACTTCAACTAATTGGTGCTTTACTGAAATAAATTGAAGTTATAGTTCTTAAACAAATTTGTTTCATTTTTAATAATATCAGTCTTCCGCAATCGGGCAATTTAATCGAATTAGGATTATTTAGAATAGGAACAGTTATCCATCAAGTGGGGGAGTCCAGTTTACGCAGCCACAATACTAATGTATCATGAAAGAGATTATCCAAATTGTTCCAAAGGAGTTGTTGAATGATGTCAATTAGTTTGAACCCGTATTTGTTTTTTGACGGTAACACGAGAGAAGCGGTCCATTTTTACGAGAAAGTGCTTGGCGGGAAAGTGATGGGCATCATGACGTACGGAGATATGCCAGATGACCCGAATCATCCGTTGACTGATGACATGAAGAATCGCGTTATGCATGCACACTTGAAAGTCGGCGTTGCGGATCTCATGTTCTCTGATACGTTTGCAGGCATGCCTTATCAGCCAGGCAATACGATTCAGATTGCCATCCATCCCAAAGAAGAGGCAAGAGCGAGAGAAATCTTCGCCTCTTTGGAAGATGGCGGACAAGTCGTCATACCCCTTCATAAGACGGATTG
This Neobacillus sp. YX16 DNA region includes the following protein-coding sequences:
- a CDS encoding VOC family protein, producing the protein MSISLNPYLFFDGNTREAVHFYEKVLGGKVMGIMTYGDMPDDPNHPLTDDMKNRVMHAHLKVGVADLMFSDTFAGMPYQPGNTIQIAIHPKEEARAREIFASLEDGGQVVIPLHKTDWSPLYGMVKDKFGVNFNVNVPGEQPQ